From the Sebastes fasciatus isolate fSebFas1 chromosome 3, fSebFas1.pri, whole genome shotgun sequence genome, one window contains:
- the lrata gene encoding lecithin retinol acyltransferase a, with protein MLQLLTFLVEKLSLLSNFKLFESSWSDCEDRDQDRDRYAQRGPHPSLRRGDLLEVPRTLFTHYGIYVGDNKVAHLIPDILPVLTNDQQLISSVITHKRLILGCVYRCATVRLDTLEDFAYGAKIVINNMDKMMKSQALPSEDVAKRAEKLLGAIPYSLLWYNCEHFVTHCRYGSAASRQTEKFCECLKSIIRDQRSVIVTGLLGIISIVCFGIATSTTLPTILIPFTLWMAG; from the exons ATGCTGCAGCTGCTGACATTCCTGGTGGAGaagctctctcttctctccaacTTCAAACTGTTTGAGTCCAGCTGGTCGGACTGTGAGGACCGGGACCAGGACCGGGACCGGTACGCGCAGCGAGGTCCCCATCCGTCCCTCCGGAGGGGGGACCTGCTGGAGGTCCCCAGGACCCTTTTCACCCACTACGGCATCTATGTAGGAGACAACAAAGTGGCTCACCTGATCCCTGACATCCTGCCGGTGCTCACAAACGACCAGCAGCTCATCAGCTCCGTTATTACGCACAAGAGACTCATCCTCGGCTGCGTCTACAGGTGTGCCACGGTGCGCCTGGACACACTGGAGGACTTTGCATATGGCGCAAAGATAGTGATCAACAACATGGATAAGATGATGAAGAGTCAAGCATTGCCCAGTGAAGATGTCGCAAAGAGAGCTGAGAAACTCCTCGGAGCGATCCCCTACAGTCTGCTGTGGTACAACTGTGAACACTTTGTGACACACTGCAGATATGGATCTGCAGCCAGCCGGCAAACAGAgaag TTCTGCGAGTGCTTGAAATCAATCATCAGAGACCAGCGCAGCGTGATTGTCACAGGCCTCCTTGGGATTATCTCCATCGTCTGTTTCGGCATTGCAACGTCAACCACATTGCCCACAATCCTTATTCCATTTACTCTGTGGATGGCTGGTTAA